The Streptomyces sp. HUAS MG91 sequence CAACGAGCGACGGCCCGACCCTGCGATGAAGCGTGGCCGCTATCGCACCATCCCACTCCGGCTGCCGGGTGGCGCTACCGCCTCCACGATGCCTTCCTCGAGTGAGTACCGACGGACGATGAGCCAGCTTCGATCGAGCACGCCCACGTCGAACGCCGCCGCCAAGCCTCACTCACTCGCGCGCTGAGAGGCTGCGTGGGCGGCAGCCTGATGCCAGGTGTCGACGGCTCGGTTGGTGGCGGGTTGTGGGGTGGTTTCGGTGACCTGGCCGTGGATGTCGCGGAGGTCGTGGAAGGTGAAGGTGGCGAATACGTAGGCGTGCCCGTTCACGAGTTTGGTGCTGCCGTTTTGCAGGGCGACCTCGAGGGCACCGTGCAGGGTGCCCTTGTGCGGTGTGCTCACCCGTACCCGGTAGATGTCCCAGTCGATGTCGTTGATCTGCCGGGTGTCTTCGTCGTCGAGGACGGTGGCGGTGAAGACGTCGTCGGCAATCCGGGACACCTCGTCGGCGTTGTCGGGATCATAGGTCGTCAGCGCCTCCGGAGGGGAGGAGGCAGCCGTCCACTGCTGGTGCCCCCACCAGCCGGCGCCTGTGAGCGTGGCGGCCAGGGCGAGCGTGCTGGCGAGGACGGTGAGTCTGGTGCGGGTCATCTGTTCATCCCCACAGCTTGTGGTAATTGGCGCGGTCTTTGGAGGTGGGCTGGGCGTTGGTTGGGACATCGTCGATTTCCTTGGCCATCAGCGTGGGATACCAGTCCGGGTTCTTGTGGCAGAAACCGAGCGCGTGGCCGAGTTCGTGTGCGGCGACCATCCGCCGGTACATGTCGTCCCCGTAGCGCTTTCCGCGGTCGAGATAAGCGCGGTTGAGGTAGAGGGTGTCAGCGCCCGGGTGCGGGGCGTACTGGCCCAGAACTCCCTTGAAGTTGTCGCGGGTGCTGTTGACGTCTTGCCATTGGAGGTCGGCGATTGAGCTGGCGTTGTCGGGCCTGAACTTCACCTGGGACAGCCCATGCGTACTCCATGCCTTGTGCGCGTGCCGGTAGGCGTCGTTGAACTTGGTCTCGTCCTCCCAGCGCACCTCCCGGCCGTCGACGGCTGAACGGCCCCGGGAGTCCTTCGCCCCGCCCACACACTTGGCGGCGGCCGCCGCCGTGGATGTGGTCGGAGGCTGGGGCAGAGCGAGCAGAGCAGCCGCCACGACAGCGGCGCTCCAGGCGAGTTCGGTCGGCATGAATCTCCCAGACACTTGAGGCGGAGAACAGGGGAAGCGTGGAGGGTGCCCTCGATCGGGCGAGCGCCTACGGCGCGCAGGGGGGCCTTCGGCAGCGGATGACCGTGCTGTCCGGGCGTTCCCGGCTCGTTGCAGGGACGT is a genomic window containing:
- a CDS encoding matrixin family metalloprotease, with translation MPTELAWSAAVVAAALLALPQPPTTSTAAAAAKCVGGAKDSRGRSAVDGREVRWEDETKFNDAYRHAHKAWSTHGLSQVKFRPDNASSIADLQWQDVNSTRDNFKGVLGQYAPHPGADTLYLNRAYLDRGKRYGDDMYRRMVAAHELGHALGFCHKNPDWYPTLMAKEIDDVPTNAQPTSKDRANYHKLWG